The genomic interval AATGCTGAAACAACATCACAAGTAAAATGATACAAATCCCATTAATTGGGTCCCGCTCTGCCCAAGTTGATGCAATAAAATGATAAAAGAGTACAATGATGACCACCTAATCAATATGACATGATTTATGCTTCTAGCACTTCTACATTTATTGGGCACACATTTAAATACTGTactatgaaatgaaatgaaataataattaacaaaaacaaactaCTTTAGAGTGATATCAGGGGCTATAACCATaaggtatttttctttttaatttttttaatttacatttttcttaattTCGAATTTTACAGTCCTCTTCACCATGTTTAGCACCACTTCATTTTCAAAAGCATAATctctaaaaaaaatctaatatatgATTGAAATTTACTCCTTTCTATAATCAAGATATTTTGAGGTACAAATATTTTAGCAAaggcaatagatttttttcccccacgtgattcattttttttcagaagATAGTAAAAATTATGTACTCCAATTTCATGGCTGCCAATAATGGTGAGCAGGattgtatttattaatttttaaatatacaaaaaatatttttaaaatgccactaatgattaataattactttgttttttgttgtaccgtattggcccgaatataagaccctgattataagacgaccccctctttttcaagactcaagttgggaaaaaaagacttttcgaacaccaaattaatttttatgcaaaaaatatatacagtaaatctgaaacaaatcattgtaacaatatatttgagagaaaaagcatgttattttgcctcattcaaatcttaatatctgaacatttaaatatgtaaactaaagtgcaatcacattcgtgaatgaatgacttctggtttttgaaatgtaaatagaccaatctattgtgatgaaacaacacaaatgcaataactgcattattgcatttgtgctatttcaaaataaagacaattgggttttaacatccaaattatttttccagGCAAATGTTGCTTTACTCCCAGGAAGTGGATGGAGACTGCACGTCGAATGAGGAGGATCTTTTTATTGTGTGAGTATTTGAAATGTTTACTCATGGAGAATCCACAGTGCTTACAAAAAGGCTGCACACGTGTGCCAACCACTGAGACAATCATGAATGATATTCCCTCAAATTACTTTTTATAACCTTGAACCTTTATCCTTCTTGCAGGTTCTTCATGGAGCTCAATAACCGTATCTTCCAGATCCTATCCGAGGTCGCAGGGAGCGCTGATCCCACCCTGACGGCCGAGCATGTAAGAGCCATGGGGCTGGACCCACAAGGCGATCACTGCTTCCTGGTGGAGCTGCTGGAGTTGTATGGTGTTGACGTCACTCTGGTTATAgataacctctgctgccactagCCTTGGAAATCCAGGATTTACATCCAATGTTGGTGAAATTCACACACATCCACTCACACACTGAGACACTATGTTCACCCTGAGCCTTCATCTGTTGCCTGCTTTCCTGTCATCAATGTTTGTTTTCCTTTGTGTACATTGTGTCATCTGGTTGTTCAAGGAGAATGGACTCACTCCTGTCGGATGGGGCTGTATTTAGcagtcatatcacattttgtttttgcttacTTGACTTAATTCCCGTTTTCAACACTGGATGCGCGGTTGAGAATATTACCATGCACCAATCACGCAGAGCTTGGTTAGTGCAGGAATGGAAATGGACTGTCATACCGATGTGATTCTTGGACATCTGAGAAAGGAATGCTTAcatgggcattttttttttttgtaaatgaagCAATAGAAGTCTGCATCTTTGTCAGCTCTCAgccttttttacattatttagttttgttcacattttggcacctttaaaatgacacttaAGGTCTTTGATGAATGTGATTTTACGACACAAAGTTATCATGAATGCTGCACCTTTTTGCGGCGTTTGCCACGAGACTACATCTTGATGCACATGCTGATCATGCATATTATACACTCAGAAAATAATCAGCTTTGTACCTCATGGTACCTTGTTTTGTCCCTGGTACACGAAAGTACTCTggacttttgacttttttttttttttttttttactgtggtgaaacaaacatactgtacattttttgttcctaGAATTGATTAAGTTTTGCTATGACGCATTAACTAGCATTAGTTGTCAAGTCATTGCTTATTGGAACTTTTCAGGTCGGTAACAGGATCTGTCAGCATTTCGTTAATAGTTGAGAGACACCTACGGCCTCCCAGCATACAAGTGTCAAAATCAGGAAAGACGGAAAATGAGCTAATTTCTGACACTTGTGGGGATTTCTGTGTTGTGGGGTTGTAAATGGGTGGTTAATAAGTTTACAACAGCACTGAGACTGGAAGACCAGCTTCACAGGGCTTTTTTGAATGAGGTTTCCTTGGTGGATTGCCAAGGAGATCCTCCTCTTCTTTGCAATGAAGTTCTTTTTGTGTCGGGTAAACTAAGCAGAAGCTTTAACTCTTCCTTATTAAAATTCACCAAATAACCCCCCTTcccctgcttcttttcattgccATCTCATTGAGCAAATCCAAGTCTGGAGTGGGATCAAGTGTGTTTGAACACCGCTGGCACCCTGTGGAAGTGATCAATCTCAGTGCCAGTCGAGATAATTTTGTTCCATGTTGGAACACTGTGGCTGGGGCTAATATAAATTCACAGAAGTTTCTCAAATATCTCATTAAATTGTGGCAAAATGAGAAGCTGTCAATCCAGGCTTAAATTATGAAAGATGTCCAACAGCCTTATTGCGGTTTACCACATGCTTTGTTAGGTTGGTTTATAAAACAGCAAGTGCAATttatattgtacctattttttttttaataaaccacTTAtgctttgtttatttttaaatggggCCTTAAGGAAATAAGGACTTACATCAGTGGGTCTGTTATACTTATGCTGTATGTGTTTGTCAAAAGATGAAGTATAGAAAATATTTCTCAGCACATATGGTCCTTTTTGGACCAGTTAATTTTTCAGCAGCTTCCAATATTATTTGCATTACTGGTGTACATTAAATGTTAAGTGAGTGTACATACACACAAATCCACACTTGTGTAAGACTCGTTGTGGACATATTCACTGTTGTGTATTGGCCTTGGCTACAATTCCTGTACAATGTGTCTCACTCTGAATGTCCAACATAGCTAAACTATTGCACACAGTGTACATTTTCTACTTGACAGCAAGGTATATAAATTGTCACTGTAACTAAACCTAACTATACACATGAAGTCAATAGCATGAGCAATTGTGAATTTTACTGTACTTtgtatgaaaataaaacaatgactgATTAACATCTTTCCTCTTACCATTTTTTATATCCATGTCACCCTTTTATATTACCAAAAAAGTTAAATGTGGGTGTTCAGAGTGGCACGACACTCGTTAgatactttattaggtacatgtGGAACCCAGTTCTACATCAgttgcagccaataagttaagtgCATTATGAATTTGACTCTCTTAGGTAAATAGTACTAATACATGACTTTGATTACCAGACTGTTactatatttttatataaaaaaataaataaaacaggcACAAGTCACAAACCTATCTTGACCAATGGCCTTTTAATAAAGTTATAAAATACAAGATACGCTGATTAAGATGGGAATGCAATAGGACTGAGAACCATTTGATCTTTTCTTATACATGATTCAAAACTCAAGGTAAAAGGTGTATTATTTTTGTATGTTACTTGGTCTGGTCATCatgtttctctgtttttttttgttattttcttagcttgttatttttttcccctctctcttTTCACTGCATCTGTGACAGAAGCTGTTGTCTGCGCTCTGCACTCATGAAAAAATGTAGTTTCCGTGGCAACAGCCTTATCTCCACAGGCATGGCCTCAAACTCTTCGTTGTCGATGTTAAAGAAACCACCCGTGACCTGTAGGGGGACAACACAGAGGTGAATTGTGAGACAAGCCGTGCTTGACTTTATGTCGTCCTATTATCGTAATTATGCCTGAAGGTTGCTTAAAGACACCTCTGGTAGCTTCAGCCGGCAAGCGCTAGCTTCTAGTTTTGTGGCGTTTGCAGAGAAGACACTTGGATCGTTATGTTTTTGGTTTCTGTAAGGAATAGGGAGAATACTGTACTTGTCTTTAAACAGTGAATTTCAATGTACTTATAGTCGAAAATGACGCCAACCCGACAGTGATGAATTCACCAACGGTGAAGTTTTGGGACTCCGCACAGATCATCATGGAGTCATTTATGCGCTGCAGGTTGACAAAACAAATTAGGAGACAGAAAATTATGGAACacttttaaatgtaatttttgcATATGATGCCATACGGACGTGCTCAACAGGGTTCTTGTTATGCGTTTGAATAAACAGCTCGACTGAAGATAGCTTCTGTTCCTCCCATTGCTCCGGTTCTTCTGTTTTGGGAGGCTCTGCACAAAAACGGTTGTATTGACTACAAGAATACATGTACACTCAAAACACAGTCATCTGCACACCCCAATGTCAAAAATACCTCCTGGGGGTGGATTCCAGTAGTTTCTCAGCCGGCGGATGATTCGGTAGAGCAAGTTGGGTCGGGGGGGCTTATGAGGAGGCAAGTCAGGGGGCCGAAGGGTGGGAGCCAAATAGTTCACTGTGACGTCACATAGTAAGGGCCACTCCTATGTTATTTTAAAACGATGCACAATACAAACACATGACAGACTGATGCATTTTGTTGCAATATATGTCTGTGCATACTCTGACAAACCTACCCGAAGGGTGCGAAACCAATGAGCAGCATTTGTCTTCAATGGTCCAAGATACCAATATCTATGTAAAAGGTTCATAGGTTTATTTCATTCTATACACTAAAATATTACAACTTCTTTTACTTGAAGGTTTTGTCATGACATtgcattaattttattaatacagttccacatgttattttgtagaattgTCATCTGTGAGACAACAAATTATAGTTGCATTTGTGGTATCTTGTTATCAAAATCCATTAATATTTAGAAATGAGTTCAAATGACCAATGGTTGACAGGAAAAATACAACTAATGTGACCAAAATTGTAAACCTTACTTGCTAATAGTTGCAGAAACATCTCGAAAAGCACCCCAACGCAGTCCTGTCAAAGCGAAGACGGGCTTCTCTCGTTCCCCCTTAAAAACACCCCTAACATTTACATTCATCtcaaagcaaaagaa from Corythoichthys intestinalis isolate RoL2023-P3 chromosome 5, ASM3026506v1, whole genome shotgun sequence carries:
- the agk gene encoding acylglycerol kinase, mitochondrial is translated as MSRVVKVFRTLRSHWKKSTFAVCVLSYGSHWLYGKYCDKMVRREACLEAREFGRQLIAPSEGLKKATVILNPAACNGKANSLFEKNAAPILHLAGIEVTVVKTDYEGQAKKMMDFMESTDMLIVAGGDGTLQEVITGLLRRSDQDSFSRTPIGFIPLGTRNAVSASLHIISDNKVKDITSATLSILKGETVPLDVLQIEGEREKPVFALTGLRWGAFRDVSATISKYWYLGPLKTNAAHWFRTLREWPLLCDVTVNYLAPTLRPPDLPPHKPPRPNLLYRIIRRLRNYWNPPPGEPPKTEEPEQWEEQKLSSVELFIQTHNKNPVEHRINDSMMICAESQNFTVGEFITVGNQKHNDPSVFSANATKLEASACRLKLPEVTGGFFNIDNEEFEAMPVEIRLLPRKLHFFMSAERRQQLLSQMQ